In Archangium violaceum, the following are encoded in one genomic region:
- a CDS encoding serine/threonine-protein kinase codes for MLHSSRPGSAAPVGSQLLAEHLRADAAAREATVARFISRAACVFTVSTLGLAPFIGWPRSISVAILCALFALYYGVLHRKLRQGWFHPSILWFNVALEASTGAYLFICDVLFANAEQALGNPMAVLWSTFILLAALRSKRSLALFAGILVATETVLLYFLLAWPRLVEPVPLMFTPPLVVLRAVYYFTTGWMAALVADHLTSKAEEALHAIRARDLLGKYFLHERLGVGGMAEVFRATYSPEGGFEKVVAIKRILPAYAEDEDFVTLFRREAELGSLLNHSNIVQVLDVGRFQDTYFMALEHIEGLSLRELLKSHGRLPPSVVAYIGAELGEALDYVHRRTSSEGVPLNLVHRDVNPPNILLSRIGEVKLGDFGVARAAIHVRLTQADRVRGKLGYLAPEQARGEPFDGRADLFALGLTLHEALTGRRVFQDEVVSDTVRSAPPPFLVPPSVLRPDVPLALDAAIMDLLQWNAGDRTPRGHQLREQLCALPGALAPYPHGQRELAHLVQEAMTRQKDKHTARRSEQVTRLERPSAQPQSEEPTAVLSGQGPSQSEPVTSVAGKVREG; via the coding sequence ATGCTCCACTCCTCGCGTCCAGGCAGCGCGGCACCCGTCGGCTCCCAGCTGCTCGCCGAGCACCTCCGGGCGGATGCCGCCGCCCGCGAGGCTACCGTGGCCCGGTTCATCAGCAGGGCCGCCTGTGTCTTCACCGTGTCCACGCTCGGGCTGGCGCCCTTCATCGGCTGGCCTCGTTCCATCTCCGTCGCGATCCTGTGCGCCCTCTTCGCCCTCTACTACGGGGTGCTCCACCGCAAGCTGCGACAGGGCTGGTTCCATCCCTCCATCCTCTGGTTCAACGTCGCGCTGGAGGCCTCCACCGGGGCGTACCTCTTCATCTGCGACGTCCTCTTCGCGAATGCCGAGCAGGCACTGGGCAACCCCATGGCCGTCCTCTGGAGCACGTTCATCCTGCTCGCGGCCTTGCGCTCCAAGCGCAGCCTGGCCCTCTTCGCCGGCATCCTCGTGGCCACCGAGACGGTGCTGCTCTACTTCCTCCTGGCCTGGCCCCGGCTCGTCGAGCCCGTGCCCTTGATGTTCACTCCGCCGCTCGTCGTGCTGCGCGCCGTCTACTACTTCACCACCGGTTGGATGGCGGCGCTGGTCGCCGACCACCTCACGAGCAAGGCCGAGGAGGCGCTGCACGCCATCCGCGCCAGGGATCTGCTGGGCAAGTACTTCCTGCACGAGCGGTTGGGCGTGGGGGGCATGGCGGAGGTGTTCCGCGCCACCTACAGCCCCGAGGGCGGCTTCGAGAAGGTGGTGGCCATCAAGCGCATCCTCCCGGCCTATGCCGAGGACGAGGACTTCGTGACGCTGTTCCGCCGGGAGGCGGAGCTGGGCTCGCTGCTCAACCACTCCAACATCGTCCAGGTGCTCGACGTGGGCCGGTTCCAGGACACGTACTTCATGGCCCTGGAGCACATCGAGGGCCTGTCCCTGCGCGAGCTGCTCAAGAGCCACGGGCGCCTTCCTCCCTCCGTGGTGGCGTACATCGGTGCGGAGCTCGGTGAGGCACTCGACTACGTCCATCGGCGCACCTCCAGCGAGGGCGTCCCCCTCAACCTCGTCCACCGGGACGTCAATCCGCCCAACATCCTGCTGTCGCGCATCGGTGAGGTGAAGCTGGGGGACTTCGGGGTGGCGCGTGCGGCCATCCACGTCCGCCTCACGCAGGCGGACCGGGTCCGCGGCAAGTTGGGTTACCTGGCTCCGGAGCAGGCGCGGGGCGAGCCCTTCGACGGGCGCGCGGATCTCTTCGCGCTCGGTCTCACGTTGCATGAGGCCCTCACCGGGCGGCGCGTCTTCCAGGACGAGGTTGTCTCCGACACGGTGCGCAGCGCTCCTCCTCCCTTCCTGGTACCTCCCTCGGTGCTCCGCCCGGATGTCCCCCTGGCGCTGGATGCCGCCATCATGGACCTGCTCCAGTGGAATGCCGGGGACCGCACACCCCGGGGCCACCAGCTGCGAGAGCAGCTCTGCGCCCTCCCCGGAGCGCTCGCGCCCTATCCTCATGGGCAGCGGGAACTGGCCCACCTCGTCCAGGAGGCGATGACTCGGCAGAAGGACAAGCACACGGCGCGGCGCTCGGAGCAGGTGACCCGGCTGGAGCGTCCCTCCGCCCAGCCCCAGAGCGAGGAGCCCACGGCGGTCCTGTCCGGCCAGGGTCCGAGCCAGAGCGAGCCGGTGACCTCGGTGGCGGGCAAGGTTCGGGAGGGCTGA
- a CDS encoding PRC-barrel domain-containing protein, translating to MRLADDNLRGRTIIGADGQVIGEVAALFLDSETWRVESLQVKLDRAIADQLGASHSIFHAGTLEIPVRIVQSVGDTVVLSVVVDELRRILPVESEPASAH from the coding sequence ATGCGTCTTGCTGATGACAACCTGCGGGGACGGACCATCATTGGAGCGGACGGGCAGGTCATTGGAGAGGTCGCGGCCCTCTTCCTGGACAGCGAGACCTGGAGAGTCGAGTCACTTCAGGTGAAGCTGGATCGAGCGATCGCCGACCAACTCGGAGCCTCCCACAGCATCTTCCACGCGGGAACACTCGAGATTCCCGTCCGCATCGTCCAGTCGGTGGGTGACACGGTCGTCCTCTCCGTCGTCGTCGATGAGCTTCGGCGGATCCTCCCCGTGGAGA
- a CDS encoding PH domain-containing protein, whose translation MGLFDNLLGNASEVDVSKLQEEAAAVMAPHERLEKAFKIFRDLYLFTDKRLLLVDKQGVTGSKVEYMSLPYRSITRFCIETAGTFDADSELKIWISGSPEPLVKQFGKGSNIVEVQKVLATYVLK comes from the coding sequence ATGGGTCTCTTCGATAACCTGCTGGGCAACGCGTCCGAGGTCGACGTCAGTAAACTCCAGGAAGAAGCGGCCGCCGTGATGGCGCCCCACGAGAGGCTCGAGAAGGCCTTCAAGATCTTCCGCGACCTCTACCTCTTCACCGACAAGCGGCTGCTGCTGGTCGACAAGCAGGGGGTGACCGGGTCGAAGGTCGAGTACATGTCGCTCCCCTATCGGTCCATCACCCGCTTCTGCATCGAGACGGCGGGCACCTTTGACGCGGACTCCGAGCTGAAGATCTGGATCTCCGGCTCGCCCGAGCCCCTGGTCAAACAGTTTGGGAAGGGATCGAACATCGTCGAGGTCCAGAAGGTCCTCGCGACCTACGTGCTGAAGTAG